From uncultured Roseateles sp., the proteins below share one genomic window:
- the glk gene encoding glucokinase, which yields MIAIGERSPAGARLLADVGGTHVRLGWQGGDGAAIQHVQTLACDAHRDLGDCLQRYLQTLDAAGAARPIQAALGVASAVLDDQIRLTNRDWGFSVQALHRQLELQRLVVLNDFTALALAIPVLPEPDFWHVGGPTTGAPGPLAVIGPGTGLGVSGLVPQADRQWVALQTEGGHVSLAPQNDREAALLASLRRRFGRVSAERVLSGPGLVNLLQAIAEVDGRPLAAVPGPVDVLSQALAGEPQSAEALALFCAFLGDVSGDLVLSLGARGGVYIGGGIVPRLGAERFRRSDFRKRFEAKGRLAGYMHEVPSYVIASQEPPALLGASRAL from the coding sequence GTGATCGCGATAGGCGAACGTAGCCCGGCCGGCGCCCGCCTGCTGGCCGATGTGGGCGGCACCCATGTACGCCTGGGCTGGCAGGGTGGGGATGGCGCGGCCATCCAGCATGTGCAGACGCTGGCCTGCGATGCCCACCGCGATCTGGGCGACTGCCTGCAGCGCTATCTGCAGACCCTGGACGCGGCCGGTGCAGCTCGCCCCATCCAAGCAGCCCTGGGCGTGGCCAGCGCGGTGCTGGACGACCAGATACGCCTGACCAACCGCGACTGGGGCTTCTCGGTCCAGGCCCTGCATCGGCAGCTGGAGCTGCAACGCCTGGTGGTGTTGAACGATTTCACCGCGCTGGCGCTGGCGATACCCGTGCTGCCGGAACCGGATTTCTGGCATGTCGGCGGGCCCACCACCGGCGCACCGGGGCCGCTGGCTGTGATTGGCCCCGGCACAGGCCTCGGCGTGTCGGGACTGGTCCCACAGGCCGATCGCCAATGGGTGGCACTGCAGACCGAGGGCGGCCATGTCAGCCTGGCGCCGCAGAACGATCGCGAGGCCGCGCTGCTGGCCAGCCTGCGCCGGCGCTTTGGCCGGGTCTCCGCCGAGCGGGTGCTGTCGGGGCCAGGTCTTGTCAATCTGCTGCAGGCGATTGCCGAGGTGGATGGCCGGCCGCTGGCCGCCGTGCCCGGCCCGGTCGACGTGCTGAGCCAGGCCCTCGCCGGCGAGCCACAGAGTGCCGAGGCGCTGGCCCTGTTCTGTGCCTTTCTGGGCGATGTGTCCGGGGACCTGGTGCTGTCGCTGGGCGCCCGCGGCGGTGTCTACATCGGCGGCGGCATCGTGCCGCGCCTGGGGGCCGAGCGCTTCAGGCGCTCGGACTTCCGCAAGCGCTTTGAAGCCAAGGGGCGGCTCGCCGGCTATATGCACGAGGTGCCCTCCTATGTGATTGCGAGTCAGGAGCCGCCGGCCCTGCTCGGAGCGAGTCGAGCGCTATGA
- a CDS encoding Gfo/Idh/MocA family oxidoreductase, with protein MTTPLRLGMVGGGQGAFIGGVHRMAARLDGQWQLVAGALSSDPLRALASADELGLDSSRSYASWQEMAKREAARPDGIDAVAIVTPNHLHAPVATAFLEAGIDVICDKPLATSLADARALQSLARHRELLLCLTHTYSGYPLVRQARAMVEAGELGSLRLIQVEYAQDWLAEPIEQSGQKQASWRCDPAQAGPAGALGDIGTHAYHLASFVSGLQAESVCAELSSLVPGRKLDDHVQAMLRFPDGVRGLLWASQVATGCENALRLRVYGSRASLEFAQEQPNELLFTPLGGATQRLTRGRVGCAEAQAATRIPAGHPEGYLEAFAQLYRDAAEHIRARRDGRAVAPASRWLTTAADGVAGLAFVEAVLASHRAGSAWTPLQQEGATP; from the coding sequence ATGACCACTCCACTCAGACTTGGCATGGTCGGCGGCGGGCAGGGCGCCTTCATCGGCGGCGTGCACCGGATGGCCGCGCGGCTCGATGGGCAGTGGCAGCTGGTGGCCGGTGCGCTGTCCAGCGACCCCTTGCGTGCGCTGGCCAGTGCCGACGAGCTGGGCCTGGACTCCTCGCGCAGCTATGCCAGCTGGCAGGAGATGGCCAAGCGCGAAGCGGCGCGGCCCGATGGCATCGACGCGGTCGCCATCGTCACGCCGAATCATCTGCATGCGCCGGTGGCCACGGCCTTTCTGGAGGCCGGCATTGATGTGATCTGCGACAAGCCGCTGGCCACCTCGCTGGCCGATGCCCGTGCGCTGCAGTCGCTGGCCCGGCACCGCGAGCTCCTGCTGTGCCTGACCCACACCTACAGCGGCTACCCCCTGGTGCGGCAGGCCCGTGCAATGGTGGAGGCCGGTGAGCTGGGCTCGCTGCGCCTGATACAGGTCGAGTACGCGCAGGACTGGCTGGCCGAGCCGATCGAACAATCGGGTCAGAAGCAGGCAAGCTGGCGCTGCGATCCTGCCCAAGCTGGCCCGGCCGGCGCGCTGGGCGATATCGGCACCCATGCCTACCATCTGGCGAGTTTTGTCAGCGGCCTGCAGGCCGAGTCCGTCTGCGCTGAACTCAGCAGCCTGGTGCCCGGCCGCAAGCTGGATGACCATGTGCAGGCGATGCTGCGCTTTCCCGATGGTGTGCGCGGCCTGCTGTGGGCCAGCCAGGTGGCCACCGGTTGCGAAAACGCCTTGCGCCTGCGCGTCTACGGCAGCCGCGCCAGCCTCGAGTTTGCGCAGGAGCAGCCCAACGAGCTGCTCTTCACCCCGCTGGGTGGCGCCACGCAGCGCCTCACAAGGGGGCGGGTAGGCTGCGCCGAGGCGCAGGCCGCCACGCGCATCCCGGCCGGCCATCCCGAGGGCTATCTGGAGGCCTTTGCCCAGCTCTATCGCGATGCCGCCGAACACATCCGCGCGCGGCGGGACGGCAGGGCCGTGGCCCCGGCCAGCCGCTGGCTCACCACCGCCGCCGACGGCGTGGCCGGACTGGCCTTTGTCGAGGCCGTGCTGGCCAGCCACCGCGCCGGCAGCGCCTGGACCCCCTTGCAGCAAGAAGGAGCAACACCGTGA
- a CDS encoding sugar phosphate isomerase/epimerase has product MKTIQGPGLFLAQFAGDQVPFDTLDHLADWSAGLGFAALQIPSWDARLFDLALAAESQSYCDDLRGRLASMGLQISELSTHLQGQLLAVHPAYDRQFDGFAAPAVRGDAAERSAWAAGQLKLAARASQRLGLKAHATFSGALAWPYLYPWPQRPAGLIEEAFAELARRWRPILDAFDEAGVDVCYELHPGEDLFDGLTFERFLEAVGQHPRANILYDPSHFLLQQLDYLAFIDIYHARIRAFHVKDAEFRPNGRQGVYGGYAPWLERAGRFRSLGDGQIDFGAIFSKLAQHDYPGWAVLEWECCLKHPEDGAREGAEFIKRHIIRVADRAFDDFADGQAPRAELRQLLGLGGGS; this is encoded by the coding sequence ATGAAAACGATCCAAGGCCCCGGCCTCTTCCTCGCCCAGTTCGCGGGCGATCAGGTCCCGTTCGACACCTTGGACCATCTGGCCGACTGGTCGGCCGGCCTGGGCTTTGCGGCGCTGCAAATCCCCAGCTGGGACGCACGCCTGTTCGATCTGGCGCTGGCTGCCGAGAGCCAAAGCTATTGCGATGATCTGCGCGGCCGGCTGGCCAGCATGGGCCTGCAGATCAGCGAGCTGTCCACCCATCTGCAAGGCCAGCTCCTGGCCGTGCACCCGGCCTACGACAGGCAGTTCGATGGCTTTGCGGCGCCAGCGGTTCGAGGCGATGCGGCGGAGCGCAGTGCCTGGGCCGCCGGGCAACTGAAGCTTGCCGCGAGGGCTTCACAACGACTCGGGCTGAAAGCCCACGCCACCTTCTCCGGTGCGCTGGCCTGGCCTTACCTCTACCCCTGGCCGCAGCGGCCGGCCGGCCTGATCGAAGAGGCCTTCGCCGAACTGGCGCGGCGCTGGCGGCCGATTCTCGATGCCTTCGATGAGGCCGGCGTCGATGTCTGCTACGAACTGCACCCGGGCGAGGACCTGTTCGACGGCCTGACCTTCGAGCGCTTTCTCGAGGCCGTGGGCCAGCATCCGCGCGCCAACATCCTCTACGACCCCAGCCACTTCCTGCTGCAGCAGCTGGACTATCTGGCTTTCATCGACATCTACCACGCCCGCATCCGCGCCTTCCACGTCAAGGACGCCGAGTTCCGCCCGAATGGCCGGCAGGGCGTCTACGGCGGCTATGCGCCTTGGCTGGAGCGGGCCGGGCGCTTCCGCTCGCTGGGCGATGGGCAGATCGATTTCGGTGCCATCTTCTCCAAGCTCGCGCAGCACGACTATCCGGGCTGGGCGGTGCTGGAGTGGGAGTGCTGCCTGAAGCATCCGGAGGACGGCGCGCGCGAGGGCGCCGAGTTCATCAAGCGGCACATCATCCGCGTGGCCGATCGTGCCTTCGATGACTTTGCCGATGGGCAGGCGCCGCGCGCCGAGCTGCGCCAGCTATTGGGTCTGGGAGGAGGGTCATGA
- a CDS encoding LacI family transcriptional regulator, producing MSEPKVTLKTLMRHTGLSLGTVSRALQDGPEVRRETRELVKAAARELGYTPNLAGVKLRTGKTYTLSIVLPVENSEQDFTDSGFMALVSGLHAALAGTFYSLVVQPELPDEDPVAALRKLVEARRVDGLVLTQTRPQDERIRYLLEQDFPFVSYGRSALEQAHPWYDTDHEDMAYRATQRLIACGHRQIAMLNPPAELMYSQHRDAGHRRALREVGLPHDAALTQCSGLSAADGRRLVLELAKRQPRPTAFVCANEYAALGALSAFAELGWQAGREAAVVATDDSNVSAYFVPPLSTYYASLHGAGRQLGQLLLRRLDGEPVDQLCVLEQAQLIERQSDRLGGQA from the coding sequence ATGAGCGAACCCAAGGTCACCCTCAAAACCCTGATGCGCCACACCGGCCTGTCGCTGGGCACGGTGTCGCGCGCGCTGCAGGACGGCCCCGAGGTCAGGCGCGAGACGCGCGAGCTGGTCAAGGCCGCCGCCCGCGAGCTGGGCTACACGCCCAATCTGGCCGGCGTGAAGCTGCGCACCGGCAAGACCTACACGCTGTCCATCGTGCTGCCGGTCGAGAACAGCGAGCAGGATTTCACCGACAGCGGCTTCATGGCCCTGGTCTCGGGCCTGCACGCCGCCCTGGCCGGCACCTTCTACAGCCTGGTGGTGCAGCCCGAGCTGCCCGATGAAGATCCGGTTGCGGCGCTGCGCAAGCTGGTGGAGGCGCGCCGTGTCGATGGCCTGGTGCTGACTCAGACAAGGCCGCAGGACGAGCGCATACGCTACCTGCTGGAGCAGGATTTTCCGTTCGTCAGCTATGGCCGCAGCGCGCTGGAGCAGGCGCATCCCTGGTACGACACCGACCATGAGGACATGGCCTACCGCGCCACCCAGCGGTTGATCGCCTGCGGCCACCGCCAGATCGCCATGCTGAATCCGCCGGCCGAGCTGATGTACAGCCAGCACCGCGATGCGGGCCACCGCCGCGCGTTGCGCGAGGTGGGTCTGCCGCACGATGCGGCGCTGACGCAATGCTCGGGCCTGTCGGCCGCCGATGGCCGCCGCCTGGTGCTGGAGTTGGCCAAGCGCCAGCCCCGGCCCACCGCCTTTGTCTGCGCGAATGAATACGCCGCGCTCGGCGCCCTGTCGGCCTTTGCCGAGCTGGGCTGGCAGGCCGGCCGCGAGGCCGCCGTGGTGGCCACCGACGACAGCAATGTCAGCGCCTATTTCGTGCCACCGCTCTCCACCTACTACGCCTCGCTGCATGGCGCCGGCCGGCAATTGGGCCAGCTGCTGCTGCGCCGGCTGGACGGCGAACCGGTGGACCAACTATGCGTGCTGGAGCAGGCACAGCTGATCGAACGCCAAAGTGATCGACTGGGAGGCCAGGCATGA